In one window of Nitrospira sp. DNA:
- a CDS encoding sugar phosphate nucleotidyltransferase, with translation MKGVVLAGGLGTRLMPLTKVTNKHLLPIYNRPMIYYPIQALVNAGIRDIMLVTGGNNAGDFLRLLGNGKEFGLRHLNYTYQEGEGGIADALRLAEHFADGEAICVILGDNIIERNIAHAAEAFRQQKIGAKILLKDVKDPQRFGVPVLEGERVLKIEEKPAHPRSAYAVTGLYFYDAQVFDIIKTLKPSGRGELEITDVNNAYINAGTLTWDLLEGWWTDAGTIESLHLANQLVSQTGANKLEG, from the coding sequence GTGAAAGGTGTTGTGCTGGCAGGCGGGCTGGGAACCCGGCTCATGCCCCTCACGAAAGTTACGAATAAGCATCTTCTGCCGATTTATAACCGGCCAATGATCTATTACCCGATACAGGCGTTGGTCAATGCTGGGATTCGAGACATCATGCTCGTCACCGGTGGAAACAATGCCGGCGATTTTCTCAGGCTGCTGGGGAACGGCAAGGAATTCGGGTTGAGACACCTGAACTATACCTATCAGGAAGGGGAGGGCGGGATTGCCGATGCGCTTCGGCTGGCGGAACATTTCGCGGATGGCGAGGCGATCTGTGTAATCTTGGGCGACAATATTATTGAACGCAATATCGCTCATGCCGCCGAGGCCTTTCGGCAGCAGAAGATCGGGGCGAAGATTCTCCTGAAGGATGTGAAAGACCCGCAGCGGTTCGGCGTGCCGGTGTTGGAAGGCGAGCGTGTGCTGAAGATCGAAGAAAAGCCGGCCCATCCCAGATCGGCCTATGCGGTGACAGGGTTGTATTTCTATGATGCACAGGTATTCGACATTATCAAAACGCTGAAACCGTCTGGGCGAGGCGAATTGGAAATTACCGACGTCAACAATGCCTACATCAACGCAGGTACGCTGACGTGGGATCTGCTTGAGGGCTGGTGGACCGATGCCGGCACCATCGAGTCTCTTCATCTCGCCAATCAATTGGTTAGTCAAACCGGGGCGAATAAGCTCGAGGGCTGA
- a CDS encoding nucleoside-diphosphate sugar epimerase/dehydratase: protein MRRLAITLFQWAVQRYGQLVLRSRSLLVLATHLGLIVGAHLSAFALRFEGDVPPPFDRMMWRYLPLVLLIYWGGLWLFGIQSGLWRYVGLHDLRRIFLASLASSGAFWLFTHLALGQTQYPRSVIVLTGLLSGVYIAGIRLVVRWFREWLQIVGPTARRVLIVGAGHAGELLVRDMLSDPSFNSRPVGFIDDDPVKRKMKIHGVPVVGTIADIKRAADRLEVHEIIVALPSAGTGTKQKILAASEGCTAPIKILPNMKQLLGDPVSLQQVRPMSLEDLLQREPIQTDRQELHPLIAGKTVLVTGAGGSIGSELCRQIASYRPESLVLFERYENSLHALLLELRATFPAVGVLPIIGDVTVPERVAEVFRQTGPDLVFHAAAHKHVPLMELNPKEAVRNNVLGTRIVAEAALAAGVDRFVLISTDKAVNPTSVMGVTKRIAEQVIQGFNHRGRTKYTVVRFGNVLGSNGSVVPLFTEQIRKGGPITVTDPEIKRFFMTIPEAVQLVLQASVIGQGGDVFVLDMGEQIKIVDLARNMIVLSGLVPGKDIEIQFTGLRPGEKLYEELFDESEQTESTAHEKINRAVSPLPQADLDRWLDQLGTNLLQWNEDDLLLQLRQRIPSFTPSVPQRVS from the coding sequence GTGAGGCGTCTGGCAATTACGCTGTTTCAATGGGCCGTACAGAGGTATGGCCAGCTTGTGCTGCGATCTCGCTCGCTCCTCGTCTTAGCCACTCATCTGGGACTAATTGTGGGCGCGCATTTGAGCGCGTTCGCCCTTCGATTTGAAGGGGACGTTCCGCCACCTTTTGATCGAATGATGTGGCGGTATCTGCCTCTTGTGCTGTTGATCTATTGGGGCGGGTTGTGGCTATTCGGCATCCAAAGCGGATTATGGCGTTATGTCGGGCTGCATGATCTGCGTCGAATCTTTTTGGCCTCTCTTGCGAGTTCTGGAGCGTTTTGGCTTTTCACCCACCTGGCCCTTGGACAGACCCAATATCCCCGGTCTGTTATTGTCCTGACGGGCCTCCTGAGCGGGGTCTACATTGCCGGCATCAGGCTGGTGGTTCGCTGGTTTCGGGAATGGCTTCAGATTGTTGGCCCCACGGCTCGGCGGGTCCTTATTGTGGGAGCTGGGCATGCCGGAGAACTATTGGTCAGAGACATGTTGTCAGACCCCAGCTTCAACAGCCGTCCGGTGGGATTCATCGACGATGATCCCGTGAAGCGAAAGATGAAGATTCACGGGGTGCCCGTGGTCGGGACGATCGCTGACATCAAGCGGGCTGCGGATCGGCTGGAAGTCCACGAGATCATTGTGGCCCTGCCGTCTGCCGGGACCGGCACCAAGCAGAAGATTCTCGCTGCATCTGAAGGCTGTACGGCGCCGATCAAGATCCTGCCGAATATGAAGCAGCTCTTGGGCGATCCGGTATCGCTCCAGCAAGTGCGACCGATGAGTCTGGAAGATCTGCTCCAGCGCGAACCGATTCAGACCGACCGGCAGGAATTGCATCCGCTGATCGCGGGTAAGACGGTGTTAGTAACAGGGGCGGGAGGATCGATCGGATCCGAGTTGTGCCGCCAGATCGCTTCGTATCGACCGGAATCCTTGGTGCTGTTCGAACGTTATGAAAACTCCCTTCATGCGTTGCTGTTAGAGCTGCGTGCGACATTTCCTGCGGTCGGTGTTCTTCCTATCATCGGCGATGTCACGGTTCCTGAACGGGTGGCCGAAGTGTTTCGTCAGACGGGTCCTGACCTCGTTTTTCATGCGGCGGCCCACAAACATGTGCCGTTGATGGAGCTGAATCCGAAGGAGGCAGTTCGGAACAATGTGCTGGGCACCCGTATCGTCGCTGAAGCGGCGTTGGCGGCGGGGGTCGATCGGTTTGTGTTGATTTCAACGGACAAAGCCGTCAATCCCACGAGTGTGATGGGTGTGACCAAGCGCATAGCGGAGCAGGTCATTCAGGGGTTTAATCACCGCGGTCGGACCAAATATACCGTGGTCCGCTTCGGGAATGTCTTGGGGAGTAACGGCAGTGTCGTGCCTTTGTTTACGGAGCAGATTCGCAAAGGCGGCCCGATTACGGTGACGGATCCGGAGATCAAACGATTCTTCATGACGATTCCTGAAGCCGTTCAGCTGGTGCTGCAAGCGAGTGTGATCGGGCAAGGCGGGGATGTGTTTGTGCTTGATATGGGTGAGCAGATCAAGATTGTGGATTTGGCCCGGAACATGATCGTGCTTTCCGGCTTGGTGCCGGGTAAGGACATCGAAATCCAGTTCACCGGGTTGCGTCCGGGGGAGAAGCTGTACGAGGAGCTGTTTGATGAAAGTGAACAGACCGAATCAACGGCCCATGAAAAGATCAATCGTGCGGTCAGCCCGCTCCCGCAGGCCGATCTCGACCGCTGGCTGGATCAGCTTGGAACGAATCTCCTACAGTGGAATGAAGACGACCTCCTGCTGCAACTCCGGCAACGGATTCCGAGTTTCACGCCGTCGGTTCCTCAACGGGTGTCCTGA
- a CDS encoding glycosyltransferase family 9 protein: protein MAAIRWKVAVNKAYESVLVVCTRRIGDVLLATPVIRSLKAAAPHTAIDMLVFSGTEDVVAANPDIRRVWTIPTRASVRESLTLLSKIWRRYDLALSVLPGDRPVFYVWAAGRRSVATVTPERKSWWKRLLLDAQESFDSYDTHTVSMNLRLLKLLGVPAIATPVVTWAAVDEVAARAVFPGMEGSERYAVLHVTPKFVYKAWTVSGWAMLGRWIRDCGLKVVVVGGTSADERVTVARILEGLPSDVINLTGLVTLRALGSILSRAALYVGTDTAVTHMAAALGVPTIALFGPSNPVKWGPWPNDWPADSPSPWKKAGSQRQGNVYVLQGEGDCVPCLHEGCGRHVSSVSDCLQQLPVRRVIEVAEQMLPRQHRHPAIVEA from the coding sequence GTGGCAGCGATTCGATGGAAGGTGGCGGTGAACAAGGCGTATGAAAGCGTGCTGGTGGTCTGCACCAGACGAATCGGCGACGTGTTACTGGCCACGCCGGTTATCCGCTCGCTGAAGGCCGCTGCGCCTCATACTGCGATCGACATGCTGGTGTTCAGCGGGACGGAGGACGTTGTCGCCGCCAACCCAGATATCCGCCGAGTGTGGACCATACCCACGAGAGCTTCTGTCCGGGAGTCGTTGACGCTGCTGTCGAAGATTTGGCGCCGTTACGATCTTGCTTTGTCGGTTTTGCCTGGTGACCGACCGGTGTTCTATGTCTGGGCGGCCGGCCGGCGTTCTGTGGCGACCGTCACTCCTGAGCGGAAGTCCTGGTGGAAGCGGTTGTTGCTTGATGCCCAGGAATCATTCGACAGTTACGATACGCATACGGTGTCCATGAATCTGCGTTTACTCAAGTTGCTCGGAGTGCCCGCGATTGCGACCCCGGTTGTGACCTGGGCAGCTGTAGATGAGGTGGCTGCGCGAGCGGTGTTTCCGGGTATGGAGGGAAGCGAGCGCTACGCCGTTCTTCATGTGACGCCCAAGTTTGTCTATAAGGCTTGGACTGTGTCTGGCTGGGCCATGCTGGGTCGATGGATCAGGGACTGTGGTCTAAAAGTCGTGGTGGTGGGAGGGACTTCCGCAGATGAGCGTGTTACAGTCGCCCGGATATTGGAAGGGCTCCCTTCCGACGTCATTAATCTGACTGGCCTGGTCACGTTGCGCGCGCTTGGGTCCATACTGAGCCGGGCGGCGCTCTATGTTGGGACGGATACCGCCGTGACACATATGGCTGCGGCGCTTGGCGTGCCGACCATTGCACTGTTCGGTCCCTCGAATCCGGTTAAGTGGGGGCCGTGGCCGAACGATTGGCCTGCCGATTCCCCAAGCCCTTGGAAGAAGGCAGGGTCCCAACGACAAGGCAATGTCTACGTGCTGCAGGGAGAAGGCGATTGCGTGCCATGCCTTCACGAAGGCTGCGGGCGTCACGTAAGTAGTGTGAGCGACTGTCTGCAGCAGCTTCCGGTGAGGCGGGTTATCGAAGTGGCAGAGCAGATGCTTCCGCGGCAACACCGGCATCCAGCCATCGTGGAGGCCTGA
- a CDS encoding glycosyltransferase family 4 protein, translating to MIDPLPRLRVAVLIKRFLRTGGAEKYAMEVVRRLASDHEMHVFAQEWSFAGPESITFHKIPRVCRKPAWLNQLLFSYCCRRAVVQGFDVVHSFEKVSAFDVMTVQSPCFKSSGIAAERPWKRMLGWMRMAVSPRKLAWMWLEREQFADDPARVVIAVSDQVKRNVQSQYPLPDERFRLAYTGVEVPPETLAASKQDRDELRARWDIGIHDLVVLFVGTEFKRKGLDALLQGFAKVPRAQFKLLIAGGGGERIESYKKLVDSLQLGSEVRFLGLVDSIDRIYPIADMYVLPTLADPCPLAPLEAMAAGVATVMSSSTYNGTAELIRHGEAVILSNPQDPEEIAAALLKLMDPHVRQQMAEKGQQLVRQLTWDKTAAVTVAAYQDVICARSLGRQIVQGA from the coding sequence TTGATCGATCCTCTTCCCAGGCTCAGAGTCGCGGTGCTGATCAAGCGATTTCTGCGCACCGGGGGCGCGGAAAAGTATGCCATGGAGGTCGTGCGGCGCCTGGCGTCAGATCACGAGATGCATGTGTTTGCGCAGGAGTGGTCGTTTGCCGGGCCTGAATCTATTACGTTCCACAAGATCCCCAGAGTGTGTCGCAAGCCGGCCTGGTTGAATCAGCTGTTGTTCTCCTATTGTTGTCGCAGGGCGGTCGTGCAGGGCTTTGACGTGGTGCATTCGTTTGAAAAGGTGTCGGCCTTCGATGTGATGACGGTGCAATCGCCGTGTTTCAAGTCTTCCGGCATCGCAGCAGAGAGACCGTGGAAACGGATGCTGGGTTGGATGAGGATGGCGGTGAGTCCCCGGAAACTTGCTTGGATGTGGCTGGAGCGGGAACAGTTTGCTGACGATCCGGCGCGTGTCGTGATTGCGGTGTCGGATCAGGTCAAGCGAAATGTTCAATCGCAGTATCCCCTTCCTGATGAGCGGTTCAGACTGGCCTATACCGGAGTCGAGGTGCCGCCGGAAACCCTGGCTGCTTCGAAGCAGGATCGGGACGAACTTCGAGCTCGATGGGATATCGGGATCCATGACCTGGTTGTTTTGTTTGTCGGGACGGAGTTCAAAAGGAAGGGATTGGATGCGCTCCTGCAAGGTTTTGCCAAAGTGCCGCGCGCGCAATTCAAGTTGCTCATTGCTGGTGGCGGAGGGGAGCGAATCGAGTCCTACAAGAAGCTGGTCGATAGCTTGCAGCTGGGTTCCGAAGTTCGGTTTTTGGGATTGGTCGACAGTATTGATCGGATCTATCCCATCGCTGATATGTATGTTCTTCCGACCCTGGCTGACCCCTGTCCGCTTGCCCCGCTTGAAGCCATGGCGGCTGGGGTTGCCACGGTCATGAGTTCATCGACGTATAATGGAACTGCCGAATTGATTCGACATGGAGAAGCGGTGATTCTCTCGAACCCTCAGGACCCGGAGGAGATCGCGGCGGCCCTGCTCAAACTCATGGACCCTCATGTCCGACAGCAGATGGCGGAGAAGGGACAGCAATTGGTACGTCAACTCACCTGGGACAAGACCGCTGCGGTGACAGTAGCAGCCTATCAAGACGTCATTTGCGCGAGGTCTTTGGGTAGGCAGATCGTCCAAGGAGCTTGA
- a CDS encoding class I SAM-dependent methyltransferase, with product MSGSDGRNAGLIDSGRLIECCPVGCSDTLAETTIVLPEGPLRRCQSCGQLVSQITATAYASSMKEFDTPRGTLPTLRTQRRHDARAAKLFGTVRALIRSESGRGARLLDIGCSSGALLQSAVTQGFDAEGVEPAAQAADFAKSTGLKVFHGYLEDAHFPASSFDAVTLMEVIEHLPDPSALLREVWRILKPNGVLVVGTGNGASWTVRLVGARWGYFQVAEHGGHISFFNPNSLAILARRCGFDVERSETRRVSLAERKEAGYVSYRLLRIATEILAMPARLFGKGHDMLVFLRKCSR from the coding sequence ATGAGCGGTAGCGATGGCAGAAACGCCGGTCTGATTGACAGCGGGCGGTTGATCGAGTGTTGCCCGGTCGGGTGCTCGGACACGTTGGCCGAAACAACGATTGTGTTGCCGGAAGGGCCGTTGCGGCGCTGTCAGTCGTGCGGCCAGCTCGTCAGTCAGATTACAGCAACAGCCTATGCCAGCTCGATGAAAGAGTTCGATACGCCGAGAGGGACGCTCCCGACACTGCGCACACAGCGCCGGCACGATGCTCGGGCTGCCAAGTTGTTTGGGACGGTGCGAGCCCTCATTCGTTCTGAGTCGGGGAGGGGTGCCAGGCTGCTCGATATCGGCTGTTCCAGCGGGGCGTTGCTTCAAAGCGCGGTGACGCAGGGGTTCGATGCCGAAGGGGTCGAGCCTGCGGCGCAAGCGGCGGATTTTGCCAAGAGCACCGGATTGAAAGTCTTTCACGGGTATCTCGAGGATGCACACTTTCCCGCATCGAGTTTCGATGCGGTGACCCTGATGGAGGTCATTGAACATCTTCCGGATCCCAGTGCGCTGTTGAGAGAGGTGTGGCGGATACTCAAGCCGAATGGAGTGCTCGTGGTGGGAACGGGCAATGGCGCGAGTTGGACGGTCCGGTTGGTTGGCGCCCGCTGGGGATATTTTCAGGTGGCGGAGCACGGTGGCCATATCAGCTTTTTTAATCCGAACTCGCTGGCCATACTGGCGCGGCGGTGCGGATTTGATGTCGAGCGGAGCGAAACCCGGCGGGTCTCTCTGGCGGAGCGGAAGGAGGCCGGTTATGTATCGTATCGTCTGCTCAGAATCGCAACAGAAATTCTGGCGATGCCGGCTCGCCTGTTCGGCAAAGGGCATGACATGCTGGTGTTCCTTCGGAAGTGTTCAAGGTAG
- a CDS encoding glycosyltransferase family 2 protein, with the protein MKTAVIVTTYNRPDALGAVLAGFEAQTDQDFELVVADDGSTSETAAVIQGFQRRSKGSVRHVWQEDRGFRAAAIRNRAVAATTADYIIFTDGDCIPSRLFVGAHKRLAEPGYFLGANRVLLSAGCTQRVLREHLPAHQWSWVQWACSWARRDINRLLPLLVLPDGVLRKWAPNRWEGMKTCNLSAWRNDLLRVNGLDEAYEGWGLEDSDMVIRLLRSGVKHKSARYAAPVFHLWHQEQARSRLEENRTRLDQVLRTKDTEAVVGVNRYLMGAR; encoded by the coding sequence ATGAAGACCGCCGTCATTGTCACGACCTATAATCGCCCCGATGCCCTGGGCGCCGTCTTGGCGGGATTTGAGGCGCAGACCGATCAGGACTTTGAGCTGGTGGTGGCCGATGACGGGTCGACGTCCGAGACCGCTGCGGTCATTCAAGGTTTTCAGCGTCGGAGTAAGGGCTCTGTTCGGCATGTGTGGCAGGAGGATCGAGGCTTTCGTGCCGCCGCCATTCGGAATCGAGCGGTCGCCGCCACGACAGCGGACTATATTATCTTTACCGACGGGGATTGCATTCCGTCCCGGCTGTTTGTAGGGGCGCACAAGCGCCTGGCGGAGCCGGGATATTTTCTCGGCGCGAATCGAGTGCTGTTGTCTGCCGGGTGTACGCAGCGCGTCTTGCGCGAGCATCTTCCGGCTCATCAGTGGTCATGGGTGCAGTGGGCCTGCTCCTGGGCCCGCCGCGATATCAACCGCCTCTTGCCGCTCCTGGTATTGCCGGACGGCGTGTTGCGTAAGTGGGCCCCAAACCGATGGGAAGGGATGAAGACCTGCAATCTGTCAGCCTGGCGGAACGATCTTTTACGCGTGAACGGTTTGGATGAGGCGTATGAAGGCTGGGGATTGGAGGATTCTGACATGGTCATTCGACTGTTGCGGAGCGGTGTCAAGCACAAGTCAGCGCGCTATGCCGCGCCGGTGTTTCATTTGTGGCATCAAGAGCAGGCGAGAAGTCGGCTGGAGGAGAACCGGACGCGACTGGATCAGGTCCTGCGAACCAAGGACACGGAAGCGGTTGTCGGGGTCAACCGATATCTGATGGGGGCAAGATGA
- a CDS encoding glycosyltransferase family 2 protein, whose product MKVSVYIIAYNEAGKIADTIKSVLWADEIVLADSASTDGTDRIAAEMGARVVQIPFEGFGHLRNRAIAACTHEWILSIDTDEQCTPEVRDEILSLLAESPAHDAYLVPRRNYFMGQWVAHSGWYPNFRQPQFFRKGAMTYVESPVHEGYELLTPKPVGRLKHAIWQVPFRNFEEVLKKANRYSTLGVLKIADKRVSMGQALAHGVWSFIKHYVFKKGFLDGWPGFVIAFGNFEGTFYRYAKRYEAQEHWPLPTQAPLRRPGGSPSA is encoded by the coding sequence GTGAAGGTCTCGGTCTACATCATTGCCTATAACGAGGCGGGTAAAATTGCGGATACCATCAAGAGCGTGCTGTGGGCGGACGAGATCGTCTTGGCGGATTCCGCCAGCACAGACGGAACGGATCGGATCGCGGCGGAGATGGGGGCGCGGGTCGTTCAGATTCCGTTTGAAGGATTCGGCCATCTGCGCAACCGCGCCATCGCTGCGTGCACGCACGAGTGGATTCTGAGCATCGACACCGATGAGCAGTGCACGCCGGAAGTCCGCGATGAAATTCTCTCCTTGCTGGCCGAATCCCCTGCGCATGATGCGTACCTCGTGCCCCGGCGGAATTATTTCATGGGGCAATGGGTGGCGCATTCCGGCTGGTATCCGAATTTCAGGCAACCCCAGTTCTTCCGCAAAGGCGCGATGACCTATGTGGAGTCCCCCGTTCATGAAGGCTATGAATTGTTGACTCCCAAGCCCGTGGGGCGGTTGAAGCATGCCATCTGGCAGGTTCCGTTCAGAAACTTCGAAGAAGTACTCAAGAAGGCGAACCGCTATTCCACCCTCGGGGTGTTGAAGATTGCAGACAAGCGCGTGTCGATGGGGCAGGCTCTGGCGCATGGTGTCTGGTCGTTCATCAAGCATTATGTGTTCAAGAAGGGATTCCTGGACGGCTGGCCTGGATTCGTGATTGCGTTCGGGAATTTCGAGGGTACGTTTTATCGGTATGCCAAGCGATATGAAGCGCAAGAACATTGGCCGCTTCCTACGCAGGCTCCGCTGCGCCGGCCTGGCGGATCGCCATCGGCATGA
- a CDS encoding O-antigen ligase family protein, whose amino-acid sequence MFKIESDRLIDFARIAVIVACVGLLYSPSVGTVGLVGAVVAFLASGQAVVRLKGVLPKPSVTWAMLFLGIVLIGTTYASVPWAVRWMDLFKWRTILWFVLVLAIFDERRWRERLLIMFIGGTAVGAIVSSAAAAGWIPLWRAPEHLLRISGTQGMAFACAALICVWAILEKESMGQVPWIWPLLGVVYVTNIVFVTDSRSGYAILGLGLGVLLSWKASWRGRTLIVAGLLLALGLALVVSPRMYAKVQLAVTEWTHESELEGLTSFGIRRVWYLNSVEVIGEHWLVGVGTGGFPDAYREHIAGKYPSDDWRSLATTDPHNQYLGVLAQQGIVGLAVFFAWLVAVGRDRSGPLVYRNLAVAILCGWCVTSLFSSHFRTFVEGHLLATFLGVFLAAESHPQPPVEPIITEGATG is encoded by the coding sequence ATGTTTAAAATCGAGTCCGATCGTCTCATCGATTTTGCGCGGATCGCAGTGATTGTCGCCTGCGTCGGCCTCTTGTACTCGCCGTCAGTCGGGACGGTGGGGTTGGTTGGTGCGGTCGTAGCCTTCCTTGCCAGCGGGCAGGCGGTGGTTCGTCTAAAGGGGGTGCTCCCGAAGCCGTCGGTTACGTGGGCCATGCTATTTCTGGGGATTGTCCTGATCGGAACGACCTATGCCTCGGTGCCATGGGCTGTTCGATGGATGGACCTGTTCAAGTGGCGCACCATTCTCTGGTTTGTGCTGGTTCTGGCGATTTTTGATGAACGGCGCTGGAGAGAGCGGCTGCTGATCATGTTTATTGGGGGGACGGCCGTGGGGGCCATCGTCTCGTCCGCCGCTGCAGCCGGGTGGATCCCTCTGTGGCGCGCGCCTGAGCATCTGCTCAGGATTTCCGGTACCCAAGGGATGGCCTTTGCCTGCGCCGCGTTGATCTGTGTCTGGGCCATCTTGGAAAAAGAATCGATGGGACAGGTTCCTTGGATTTGGCCACTGCTTGGAGTGGTGTATGTGACCAATATTGTCTTTGTGACCGACTCCCGAAGCGGGTATGCCATCCTGGGCCTGGGCCTGGGCGTTCTGCTGTCATGGAAGGCGTCCTGGAGAGGCCGGACATTGATCGTCGCGGGTTTGTTGTTGGCATTGGGGCTTGCGTTGGTTGTCTCGCCGCGGATGTACGCCAAGGTGCAGCTTGCCGTCACAGAGTGGACGCATGAATCGGAGCTTGAGGGTTTGACCAGCTTCGGCATTCGTCGCGTGTGGTATCTCAATTCGGTCGAAGTCATTGGGGAGCATTGGCTGGTGGGGGTCGGCACCGGTGGATTTCCAGACGCCTACCGGGAGCACATCGCCGGAAAGTATCCTTCAGATGATTGGCGGTCCCTGGCGACGACCGATCCGCACAATCAATATCTTGGAGTCCTCGCGCAGCAGGGGATCGTTGGACTGGCCGTCTTTTTCGCCTGGTTGGTGGCGGTCGGCCGCGATCGGTCCGGTCCTCTGGTCTATCGAAACCTGGCGGTGGCTATCCTGTGCGGGTGGTGTGTGACCAGTCTGTTCAGTTCACACTTCAGGACTTTTGTCGAAGGCCATCTGCTGGCGACGTTTCTGGGGGTGTTCTTAGCCGCTGAGAGCCATCCGCAGCCTCCCGTTGAGCCGATTATTACTGAAGGAGCAACAGGGTGA
- a CDS encoding glycosyltransferase family 25 protein gives MVSGTLMDSLDRDEPASLPIDGILVINPRDFVDRRTSIERQLQPLGLAYEFIHSYDVADLDAAITARYFKDELLSPGQRSCALKHLQALRLVVERQWQRALILEDDALLATQFVPRLQAALQESSSIASPHVLFIGSGGNLYTPRRLKVPGRHLYKSTRGRLGEAYVLGSHEARQRIEWIEAHGIPLPIDNLFEQIDRECGIDLYWLEPPIVEQGSKNGRFQSVLEPAPPKIVRRITAALQKIRRKYLY, from the coding sequence ATGGTCTCCGGAACCTTGATGGATTCTCTAGATCGTGATGAGCCAGCATCGTTGCCGATTGACGGCATTCTCGTCATCAATCCGAGGGATTTCGTCGATCGCCGGACGAGCATCGAACGGCAACTGCAGCCGCTCGGGTTGGCCTACGAGTTCATCCATTCCTATGATGTTGCCGATTTGGACGCCGCGATTACCGCGCGATACTTTAAGGACGAACTGCTCAGTCCCGGGCAGCGGTCCTGTGCGCTCAAGCATCTCCAGGCGTTGCGCCTCGTTGTCGAACGCCAATGGCAGCGTGCGCTGATCCTGGAGGATGATGCGCTCCTCGCTACGCAATTTGTTCCTCGGCTCCAGGCGGCGCTCCAAGAATCTTCGTCCATCGCTTCTCCGCATGTGCTGTTCATCGGCAGCGGAGGGAATCTCTATACGCCTCGGCGCCTGAAGGTCCCGGGCCGGCATTTGTACAAGTCCACTCGCGGGCGATTGGGAGAGGCCTATGTGCTCGGGAGCCACGAAGCTCGCCAGCGCATCGAGTGGATCGAAGCCCATGGAATCCCCTTGCCGATCGATAATTTGTTTGAGCAGATTGACCGGGAATGCGGCATCGATCTTTATTGGCTCGAGCCTCCGATTGTCGAACAGGGGAGTAAGAACGGGCGGTTTCAATCGGTGCTGGAGCCTGCGCCTCCCAAAATCGTTCGGCGGATTACGGCGGCGCTCCAGAAAATTCGGAGAAAGTATCTCTATTAA
- a CDS encoding DegT/DnrJ/EryC1/StrS family aminotransferase yields the protein MGSDGMKIPLSQPDLTWVERKAVLDVMESTFLSLGPKLPEFERAMAQYVGVKHAIAVNSGTSALHLIIRALGIGQGDEVITTPFSFIASANCILMEGARPVFVDIDPESYNIDPAKIEAAITPRTKAILGVDVFGRCAEWDRIEAIAKRKGLLVIEDSCEAIGAEAFGRRAGTFGEAGCFAFYPNKQMTTGEGGMILTNRDDLAALCKSMRNQGRDEGQAWLEHARLGFNYRLSDIQCALGIAQLSRLEELLSKRAAVAELYGNRLEKLEGLIMPQGPAQGRMSWFVYVVRLADRFSREDRDSILRGLKDQGIGCNNYFAPIHLQQHYRNTFGFKAGDFPITEHTSDRTIALPFHSAITVEQVEQVAVCLTEQIRLARERK from the coding sequence TTGGGTTCTGATGGAATGAAAATCCCGCTCTCTCAGCCCGATCTGACGTGGGTTGAACGGAAAGCCGTGCTGGATGTCATGGAATCGACGTTTCTGAGTTTAGGGCCGAAGCTGCCGGAATTCGAGCGCGCGATGGCGCAGTATGTCGGCGTGAAGCACGCGATTGCCGTGAACAGCGGAACGAGCGCCTTGCACTTGATCATCCGCGCGCTCGGCATCGGCCAGGGTGATGAGGTGATCACCACGCCGTTTAGTTTTATCGCCTCGGCCAACTGCATCCTGATGGAAGGGGCTCGGCCGGTGTTTGTCGATATCGACCCGGAGAGCTACAACATTGACCCTGCGAAGATTGAGGCGGCGATCACGCCGCGGACCAAGGCCATTCTGGGCGTCGATGTCTTCGGCCGTTGTGCGGAATGGGATCGTATTGAAGCCATTGCGAAACGCAAAGGCCTGCTGGTGATCGAAGATTCTTGTGAGGCGATCGGGGCTGAGGCGTTCGGCAGAAGGGCAGGAACATTCGGCGAGGCGGGTTGCTTTGCCTTCTATCCGAACAAGCAGATGACCACCGGCGAGGGCGGGATGATTTTGACCAATCGCGATGACCTCGCAGCCCTCTGCAAGAGCATGCGCAACCAGGGCCGAGACGAAGGGCAGGCCTGGCTGGAACATGCCAGATTGGGATTCAATTATCGGCTCAGCGATATTCAGTGCGCGCTCGGCATTGCCCAGCTGTCCCGGTTGGAGGAACTCTTGTCCAAACGAGCGGCAGTCGCCGAACTGTACGGCAACAGGTTGGAAAAGTTAGAGGGGCTCATCATGCCGCAAGGGCCGGCACAAGGCCGGATGAGTTGGTTTGTCTACGTGGTCCGGTTGGCCGATCGGTTTTCACGGGAGGATCGAGATTCCATCCTACGCGGGCTGAAGGACCAGGGAATCGGATGCAATAACTATTTTGCCCCGATCCACTTACAGCAGCACTATCGGAATACGTTCGGGTTTAAGGCCGGTGATTTTCCCATCACCGAACATACGAGCGATCGAACCATCGCTTTGCCGTTTCATTCCGCGATCACCGTGGAACAGGTCGAGCAGGTGGCGGTTTGCCTCACTGAGCAGATCCGGCTGGCACGGGAGCGTAAGTAG